A region of Streptomyces deccanensis DNA encodes the following proteins:
- a CDS encoding non-ribosomal peptide synthetase: MEPLEPGDAARTYWHEVLTAGGRTAIPRWSTAPTKGVAAYEVPLPDGLLAGADGTSALLAAHAGVLAALSGEAEITTGWLEDGRLLPCRLTAAPGGTWRALLEHTRRATAELLTHAGFPVAALRHELGLDEAPFETVLDTGGDGDLDEDVVLRVGLVHRDDGPALRLRYRTDVLDEDAAARVAGYHVTALTLLAAEPDAERGRGSLVTGDELRHQLDGLAGPHRELPDLRVHELFEQRVVAHPDAVAAVHGDRRWTYRELNSRANQLSRALLVRGLGHEGVVAVVTERNLDWMAAVLAVFKAGGAYLPVEPHFPAERVATVLARAGCELVLTERGSTATLDRALAGLPGVRRLLVEDAYDEAHPDSDLGMEIGPDRLAYIYFTSGSTGEPKGAMCEHAGLVNHLHAKLDDLGIGEGDVVAQTAPQCFDISLWQLLAAPLAGGRTLLVEQEAILDVERFVDRIADGRANVVQVVPSYLEAVLSHLEQHPRELPDLRRVSVTGEALKKELAERWFATAPGIPLVNAYGLTETSDDTNHEVMDRAPEGDRVPLGPPVRNVRVYVVDEHLRPVPLGAPGEIVFSGVCVGRGYVNDPERTARAFTTDPYRPGERLYRSGDQGRWRPDGKLEFLGRRDTQVKVRGFRIEIGEVENALLKVAGVRDGAVVVVRGARLVAFHSGRPLAGEALRDRLARSLPAYMVPSVFHWRESLPLTANGKIDRRTLTALAEELDAVRGESGEPSATPTEERLAAVWAEVLGVARDRIGRHDHFFDRGGTSLSAVKLAIALDRAVSPKDVTAHPTLADLAGLIDTRAGAATDAGTPRTAAGTVGRSS; this comes from the coding sequence ATGGAACCGTTGGAGCCGGGCGACGCTGCCCGCACGTACTGGCACGAGGTGCTCACCGCCGGGGGGCGGACCGCGATACCGCGGTGGAGCACCGCCCCGACGAAAGGGGTAGCCGCCTACGAAGTGCCGTTGCCGGACGGGCTGTTGGCCGGGGCGGACGGCACGTCCGCACTGCTCGCCGCGCACGCCGGGGTGCTCGCCGCGCTGTCGGGCGAGGCCGAGATCACCACCGGCTGGCTGGAGGACGGCCGACTGCTGCCCTGCCGGCTCACCGCCGCGCCCGGCGGCACCTGGCGCGCCCTGCTGGAGCACACCCGCCGGGCCACCGCCGAGCTGCTGACGCACGCCGGGTTCCCGGTGGCCGCCCTGCGGCACGAACTCGGCCTGGACGAGGCGCCGTTCGAGACGGTGCTCGACACCGGCGGCGACGGCGACCTCGACGAGGACGTGGTCCTGCGGGTCGGGCTGGTGCACCGGGACGACGGCCCGGCGCTCCGGCTGCGGTACCGCACGGACGTGCTCGACGAGGACGCCGCGGCCCGCGTCGCCGGATACCACGTCACCGCGCTCACCCTGCTCGCCGCCGAACCGGACGCCGAACGCGGGCGCGGGAGCCTGGTGACGGGCGACGAACTGCGCCACCAGCTCGACGGGTTGGCCGGACCGCACCGCGAACTGCCGGACCTCCGGGTGCACGAGCTGTTCGAGCAGCGGGTGGTGGCGCACCCGGACGCGGTCGCCGCCGTGCACGGCGACCGGCGCTGGACCTACCGCGAGCTGAACTCCCGCGCCAACCAGCTCAGTCGGGCCCTGCTCGTCCGGGGCCTCGGCCACGAGGGCGTCGTCGCCGTGGTGACCGAACGCAACCTGGACTGGATGGCGGCCGTCCTCGCGGTGTTCAAGGCCGGCGGCGCCTATCTGCCCGTCGAGCCGCATTTCCCCGCCGAGCGCGTCGCCACCGTCCTCGCCCGCGCCGGCTGCGAGCTGGTGCTCACCGAGCGGGGCAGCACGGCCACGCTGGACCGGGCCCTGGCGGGCCTGCCCGGGGTGCGGCGGCTGCTCGTCGAGGACGCCTACGACGAGGCCCATCCGGACTCCGACCTCGGCATGGAGATCGGACCGGACCGGCTGGCGTACATCTACTTCACGTCCGGTTCCACGGGCGAGCCCAAGGGCGCGATGTGCGAGCACGCCGGGTTGGTCAACCACCTCCACGCCAAGCTCGACGACCTCGGGATCGGCGAGGGGGACGTGGTCGCGCAGACCGCGCCCCAGTGCTTCGACATCTCCCTGTGGCAGCTGCTGGCCGCGCCCCTGGCCGGCGGGCGGACCCTGCTGGTGGAGCAGGAGGCGATCCTGGACGTCGAGCGGTTCGTCGACCGGATCGCCGACGGCCGGGCCAACGTGGTCCAGGTGGTGCCGTCGTACCTCGAAGCGGTCCTCTCCCATCTGGAGCAGCACCCCCGTGAACTGCCCGACCTGCGCCGGGTGTCGGTCACCGGGGAGGCGCTGAAGAAGGAGCTGGCGGAGCGCTGGTTCGCCACCGCGCCGGGGATACCGCTGGTCAACGCCTACGGGCTGACCGAGACCTCGGACGACACCAACCACGAGGTGATGGACCGCGCCCCGGAGGGGGACCGGGTGCCGCTGGGCCCTCCCGTCCGGAACGTCCGGGTGTACGTCGTCGACGAGCACCTCCGCCCGGTGCCGCTGGGCGCGCCGGGGGAGATCGTCTTCTCCGGGGTGTGCGTGGGGCGCGGGTACGTCAACGACCCCGAGCGCACCGCGCGGGCGTTCACCACCGACCCGTACCGCCCCGGTGAGCGGCTCTACCGCAGCGGGGACCAGGGACGCTGGCGGCCCGACGGGAAGCTGGAGTTCCTGGGCCGCCGGGACACCCAGGTCAAGGTGCGGGGGTTCCGCATCGAGATCGGCGAGGTGGAGAACGCCCTGCTCAAGGTGGCGGGCGTGCGGGACGGCGCGGTGGTGGTCGTCAGGGGCGCGCGCCTGGTGGCCTTCCACTCGGGCCGGCCGCTCGCGGGCGAGGCGCTGCGGGACCGGCTGGCGCGGTCGCTGCCGGCGTACATGGTGCCGTCGGTGTTCCACTGGCGGGAGAGCCTGCCGCTGACCGCCAACGGCAAGATCGACCGGCGGACGCTGACCGCTCTGGCCGAGGAACTCGACGCCGTGCGGGGCGAGTCGGGCGAACCGTCGGCGACCCCGACCGAGGAGCGGCTGGCCGCCGTCTGGGCCGAGGTGCTCGGGGTGGCGCGGGACCGGATCGGGCGGCACGACCACTTCTTCGACCGGGGCGGCACCTCGCTGTCGGCGGTGAAGCTGGCGATCGCCCTCGACCGGGCGGTGTCCCCCAAGGACGTGACCGCGCATCCGACCCTGGCCGACCTGGCCGGGCTGATCGACACGAGGGCCGGGGCGGCGACCGACGCCGGGACGCCGCGCACGGCCGCCGGGACCGTGGGGAGGTCGTCGTGA